The proteins below are encoded in one region of Desulfatirhabdium butyrativorans DSM 18734:
- a CDS encoding nicotinate phosphoribosyltransferase: MMDFTGTYTDQYQLAMAQVYFLKGRHHQTAVFDYFFRKCPFNGGYAIFAGLEDLLEILEDLHFDGRDIRFLRESGMHPDFCEYLAKFRFTGTIRSSREGDVVFPTRPVLSVEADILQAQLIETLLLNMLNFETLIATKASRMRLAAGGRALIDFGLRRAQGPGGYYASRAAIIGGFNATSNVRAGRDYGIAVSGTMAHSFVQSYDDELSAFRHFAEVRPDDCVLLVDTYDTLNSGIPNAIVVGREMQEQGRRLKGIRLDSGDLAYLSKKARRMLDEAGLHEVKIAVSNQLDEYLIKSLLDQKAPIDVFGVGTSLVTGQPDAALDGVYKLASADRTPRIKISECIEKITIPHPKQVLRVRKGSELLGADVVALSDEIGVKRMYHPFFPMKSLAIGSYDQEPLLRTVMENGRRIYEPQDVHEIARYAGMRLAELPDEYKRFENPHIYKIGISERLKQERDRLIAAHRKAKDEEGML; encoded by the coding sequence ATGATGGATTTTACCGGTACCTACACCGATCAGTATCAGCTTGCCATGGCGCAGGTGTATTTTCTGAAGGGGCGCCACCATCAGACGGCGGTTTTCGATTATTTTTTCCGGAAATGCCCGTTCAATGGGGGGTATGCGATTTTTGCCGGGCTGGAAGATCTTCTGGAAATTCTGGAGGACCTCCATTTCGACGGGCGGGATATCCGGTTTCTGCGGGAAAGCGGGATGCACCCGGATTTTTGTGAATACCTTGCGAAGTTTCGATTCACCGGAACGATCCGCAGCTCCCGGGAGGGGGACGTGGTTTTTCCAACGCGGCCGGTACTTTCTGTGGAGGCCGATATTCTGCAGGCGCAACTGATCGAAACCCTGCTGCTGAACATGCTCAATTTTGAGACGTTGATCGCCACGAAAGCCAGCCGCATGCGTCTGGCCGCCGGCGGCCGGGCACTGATCGATTTTGGACTTCGCAGGGCGCAGGGTCCGGGAGGCTATTATGCCAGCCGGGCCGCGATCATCGGCGGTTTCAATGCCACCAGCAATGTCCGGGCTGGGCGGGATTACGGTATCGCCGTATCCGGCACCATGGCCCATTCCTTCGTCCAGAGCTACGATGACGAGCTGAGCGCCTTCCGGCATTTTGCCGAAGTGCGGCCTGACGATTGCGTGCTGCTGGTGGATACCTACGATACATTGAACAGCGGCATCCCGAATGCCATTGTTGTCGGCAGGGAAATGCAGGAACAGGGCCGGAGGCTGAAGGGCATCCGTCTGGACAGCGGGGATCTGGCCTATCTTTCCAAGAAGGCCAGACGCATGCTGGATGAGGCAGGTCTGCATGAAGTGAAAATTGCGGTCTCCAACCAGCTCGATGAATACCTGATCAAAAGCCTTCTCGATCAAAAGGCGCCGATCGATGTTTTCGGCGTGGGCACCAGTCTGGTGACCGGCCAGCCCGATGCAGCCCTGGACGGGGTTTACAAGTTGGCCAGCGCCGATCGGACGCCTCGTATCAAAATATCGGAATGCATCGAAAAAATCACGATTCCGCATCCAAAGCAGGTGCTTCGGGTCCGCAAGGGTTCAGAACTTCTGGGCGCCGATGTGGTGGCGCTTTCAGACGAGATCGGCGTCAAACGGATGTACCACCCGTTTTTTCCCATGAAATCGCTTGCCATCGGGTCCTACGATCAGGAACCCCTCCTGCGTACGGTCATGGAAAACGGCAGGCGCATCTATGAGCCGCAGGATGTTCATGAAATCGCCCGCTATGCCGGCATGCGGCTGGCCGAGCTTCCCGATGAATACAAACGGTTCGAGAATCCGCACATCTACAAGATCGGTATCAGCGAAAGACTGAAGCAGGAGCGGGATCGGCTGATTGCAGCCCACAGAAAGGCGAAGGACGAAGAAGGGATGTTGTAA
- a CDS encoding DUF4143 domain-containing protein — translation MSSGILVNSSHLLENLVFTALRRLHPEIYYYKTRNGREVDFIVPMPGRSKMLVQVCESLAEPQTRKRETTAFSEAMAELDLKTGTIVTRNEDERIEAGGGTIEVVPAWRFLLELPESM, via the coding sequence GTGTCGTCCGGAATTCTGGTCAACTCAAGTCATCTTCTCGAGAACCTCGTGTTCACCGCGCTCCGGCGTCTTCATCCGGAAATCTACTACTACAAGACCAGGAACGGCCGGGAGGTCGATTTCATCGTCCCGATGCCCGGCCGGTCCAAGATGCTGGTCCAGGTGTGCGAGTCCCTGGCGGAACCGCAAACGCGTAAGCGGGAGACTACGGCCTTTAGTGAGGCGATGGCCGAACTGGACCTGAAAACCGGAACCATAGTGACCCGGAACGAGGACGAGCGGATCGAGGCCGGCGGCGGGACCATCGAGGTGGTCCCGGCATGGCGGTTCCTCCTCGAACTGCCGGAGTCGATGTAA
- a CDS encoding ATP-binding protein, producing the protein MASDHEIGRVVAVDTAQVTVELNRDLKALTRSTYEGTLEVGRINSYVIIPVGARRIVAMVTRVLLTEESELKADKTMVTLPSSRRLMKATMIGTIDEGRFRQGINLFPVLDSPVLITTRKDLDAIFGKSFEYAGGSSDDPGFCIPIGRSAVFQDYDIKIDPDAFFGKHAAIIGSTGSGKSCTIATIIQSIINQASVKQTRFIILDTNGEYRTAFQRQNEDKAWTDADASFKALYIPTDPAEKEKLAIPYWFMDSEDFVRLFRASPGVQRPVLLNALSSARDSAEGAENWFLVRENIIKECNRILGLCSGAETKDAKSIRQLCDGFLTYIAEQAIDQQISLLSEQYPNITATNIKTIFEGIRDVVRDGIRNEGQQYEAYAAIDVNKRRRIEESIKPLLGTLSRLPENSTALSTASADCPRFFSKSEFRYRYLEHAMTRDEASSSRARDNCSTMLMRIYRLLEDSRFEFMFGPTCSEWPSVTHSLATFMRDILGAECLREAGLTNTDVCPEGQLPFYDRQRRGSTRSNVVIIDLSLLASEVLENVTALIGRLIHEFLQRLSDPVSGIGRGEYPVVLILEEAQNYIREGRKTEEDSISKLVFERIAREGRKYGLGLVVASQRPSELSKTVLSQCNSFVVHRLQNPEDLRYFREIVPGIYGQLLDQLPALAPRSALVLGECVQAPALVEMREASPVPKSKNPKFYRSWTQKESHPDFEAVCERWEGRQPGCPAPADQPHGAPEMGGEGD; encoded by the coding sequence ATGGCAAGTGACCATGAAATTGGCCGGGTCGTCGCAGTTGACACCGCCCAGGTGACGGTTGAATTGAACCGGGACCTGAAAGCCCTGACCCGATCCACCTATGAGGGAACGCTGGAGGTCGGGCGAATCAACTCATACGTCATAATTCCCGTCGGTGCCCGCCGAATCGTGGCTATGGTCACACGTGTTCTATTGACAGAGGAAAGCGAACTGAAGGCCGACAAGACCATGGTGACGCTGCCTTCCTCCCGAAGATTGATGAAGGCAACGATGATCGGCACTATTGACGAGGGTAGATTCCGGCAGGGGATCAATCTGTTCCCGGTCCTCGATTCGCCGGTTCTCATCACAACAAGAAAGGATCTCGATGCAATATTCGGAAAATCTTTCGAGTATGCCGGAGGGTCATCAGATGATCCAGGTTTCTGCATTCCAATTGGCCGATCAGCCGTATTCCAGGATTACGACATCAAAATCGATCCCGACGCGTTCTTCGGAAAACATGCCGCTATCATCGGAAGCACCGGTTCTGGCAAGTCCTGTACCATTGCCACTATCATTCAGTCGATTATCAATCAGGCATCGGTAAAGCAAACGCGGTTCATAATCCTCGACACCAATGGAGAGTACCGCACAGCTTTCCAAAGGCAAAATGAGGACAAGGCGTGGACTGACGCGGATGCGTCGTTCAAAGCGCTCTATATACCGACCGATCCCGCGGAGAAAGAGAAGCTCGCTATCCCTTACTGGTTCATGGATTCAGAGGACTTCGTCCGTTTGTTCAGGGCGTCACCTGGCGTTCAGCGGCCGGTACTGCTTAACGCACTGTCGTCGGCTCGTGACTCTGCGGAAGGTGCCGAGAACTGGTTCCTTGTGCGCGAAAACATTATTAAGGAATGCAACCGGATACTTGGGCTTTGTTCTGGTGCCGAGACCAAAGACGCAAAGTCTATCCGGCAGTTATGCGATGGATTTCTCACTTACATTGCGGAGCAGGCCATCGATCAACAAATTAGTCTTCTATCTGAACAATACCCAAATATTACAGCTACAAACATCAAAACGATCTTTGAGGGAATAAGAGATGTCGTGCGGGATGGAATCCGCAACGAGGGACAACAATACGAGGCATACGCAGCCATCGATGTGAACAAACGAAGACGCATTGAGGAGTCTATCAAACCGTTGTTGGGGACTTTATCGCGACTTCCAGAGAACAGCACAGCTCTCAGCACGGCGTCGGCAGATTGCCCGAGGTTCTTTAGCAAAAGCGAATTTCGCTACCGGTATCTTGAGCACGCCATGACTCGTGACGAAGCAAGCTCTTCGCGGGCTCGGGATAATTGCTCAACAATGCTGATGCGTATATACCGGCTACTGGAGGATTCCCGGTTTGAATTCATGTTCGGCCCCACTTGTTCTGAATGGCCATCGGTCACGCACTCTCTCGCCACCTTCATGCGGGACATTCTGGGTGCTGAATGTTTACGCGAAGCAGGACTCACAAACACTGATGTGTGTCCGGAAGGCCAACTGCCTTTCTACGACAGGCAACGACGTGGTTCGACTCGATCCAATGTTGTCATCATTGATCTGAGCCTCCTCGCCTCTGAAGTTCTTGAGAATGTGACGGCGCTTATTGGTCGCCTAATACATGAATTTTTGCAGCGATTGAGCGATCCGGTGAGTGGAATCGGCCGTGGGGAGTACCCAGTTGTACTTATTCTTGAGGAAGCACAGAACTATATCCGTGAGGGAAGAAAGACGGAGGAGGATTCCATTTCAAAACTCGTCTTTGAGCGCATCGCCCGAGAAGGCAGGAAGTATGGGTTGGGATTGGTTGTAGCTTCCCAACGTCCAAGCGAACTATCAAAAACGGTTCTCTCGCAATGCAATAGCTTTGTTGTTCATCGTCTGCAGAATCCTGAAGATTTGCGCTATTTCCGGGAAATCGTGCCCGGCATCTACGGCCAGCTTCTCGACCAACTTCCAGCTCTTGCCCCTCGAAGCGCCTTGGTATTGGGAGAGTGTGTTCAGGCTCCCGCATTGGTGGAAATGCGAGAAGCCAGTCCTGTTCCAAAAAGCAAGAACCCAAAGTTCTATCGGAGCTGGACCCAAAAGGAGAGTCACCCTGATTTTGAAGCCGTATGTGAAAGGTGGGAGGGCAGGCAACCTGGCTGCCCAGCTCCGGCTGATCAGCCTCATGGTGCTCCCGAGATGGGAGGTGAGGGGGATTGA
- a CDS encoding SIR2 family protein has protein sequence MSETFRLSDYQIRIGNEDIIERHLHGILSAGPENPENQEKAQKALDELLKEMRVRFGTIIKTDNVSFLLGAGSSLAAGSISLANIPKPLEKVLIDKAKAEQKGKKAPAWIELFYMVASALSRENFSFDIRSELLSTEEKDIPAISVNLEAYLSQLHTWHAGMLDVTDTLKLTGGSELSIVKSDLAHLIKEITGSLTILLNLPKSGLDEPLRSHRKFIKKVLTRPLNLRRANLFTLNYDTLIEQAGDAEGAVLVDGFVGTLRRVFRPESYDIDFYFPAQTTEGRVHRFDRALHLYKLHGSITWHRCEPDWGNPFGLYATFYNQDCCTDDVLIYPSPLKYGQALGMPYSELFRRFGNAIAQPQSALFVIGYGFGDDHVNVLIRQALAIPSFTLVVVDPNPKSDFVAALEKLEDERVWIVKGWGLGTFEGFVAKLLPDLREEEIDAKVMKTFKGLSSPSGRKAEGAEEDNDGK, from the coding sequence ATGAGCGAGACTTTCCGCTTGTCTGATTATCAGATACGCATCGGCAACGAGGATATCATAGAGCGACACCTGCATGGCATCTTGAGCGCTGGCCCTGAGAACCCCGAGAACCAAGAGAAGGCTCAAAAGGCACTCGATGAACTCCTTAAGGAGATGCGCGTCCGGTTTGGCACAATCATCAAAACCGACAACGTCTCATTCCTGCTCGGGGCCGGTTCTTCCCTGGCTGCTGGAAGCATATCGCTTGCCAACATACCGAAACCGCTCGAGAAGGTACTTATCGATAAAGCTAAGGCCGAGCAAAAAGGGAAAAAAGCTCCCGCCTGGATAGAACTCTTCTATATGGTTGCTTCAGCCCTTTCCCGAGAAAACTTCTCGTTCGACATCCGTTCCGAACTTTTGTCTACCGAAGAGAAAGACATTCCCGCGATTAGTGTGAACCTTGAAGCCTATCTCAGTCAATTGCATACATGGCATGCCGGAATGCTCGATGTGACTGATACATTGAAACTGACGGGCGGCTCCGAACTGTCAATCGTCAAGAGCGATTTGGCTCATCTGATCAAAGAGATCACTGGCTCCTTAACGATTCTCCTTAACCTGCCAAAGTCTGGCTTGGATGAGCCTCTTCGGAGTCATAGGAAATTCATCAAGAAGGTCCTCACTCGACCGCTCAACCTGCGACGGGCGAATCTCTTTACACTCAACTATGACACCCTGATTGAACAAGCCGGAGATGCTGAAGGAGCGGTGCTTGTCGATGGGTTTGTGGGAACACTGCGTCGTGTTTTCAGGCCAGAGTCCTATGATATTGATTTCTATTTCCCCGCACAGACCACCGAAGGGCGGGTTCATCGATTTGATCGGGCACTCCACCTCTACAAGCTGCATGGCTCGATCACATGGCATCGCTGCGAGCCGGATTGGGGAAATCCCTTCGGATTGTACGCAACATTCTATAACCAGGACTGCTGTACAGACGACGTTCTGATCTATCCGTCTCCACTGAAATACGGACAAGCGCTAGGTATGCCGTATTCCGAGCTATTTCGTAGATTTGGAAACGCGATTGCGCAACCCCAATCGGCACTGTTTGTGATTGGTTACGGTTTCGGAGATGACCATGTCAATGTTCTCATCCGGCAGGCGCTTGCCATTCCGAGCTTTACTCTCGTGGTGGTGGACCCCAATCCGAAAAGCGATTTCGTTGCGGCACTTGAGAAACTCGAAGATGAACGCGTGTGGATTGTCAAGGGCTGGGGGTTAGGGACATTTGAAGGTTTTGTTGCGAAGCTTTTGCCTGACCTGAGAGAAGAGGAAATCGATGCCAAAGTAATGAAAACCTTCAAGGGGCTATCATCACCTTCCGGGCGAAAAGCGGAAGGTGCAGAAGAGGACAACGATGGCAAGTGA
- a CDS encoding ATP-binding protein, translated as MKLFSRETTVGIFRGFSEGGLEFHADLVLPYKNEFQRAPMHGQFLVVQLEDENEAVLGRITSISSQGRLASSAGEDYGIRAVSEERPIPEDLREQYLKYRVNMRVLGVVRVVNGDLVFAASHRRLPHVGSKVAFLTDEVLREVAGHNIADAAEIGYFALGEFIYASGDSRLVHAPWMQIKSPLVIPKFHVLDLVARRTLVFARAGFGKSNLVKLLFANLYRNTPTVEKRGGKQVPVGTVIFDPDGEYFWPDDKNRPGLCDVPELQDKVVVFTPKAGPSQFYQSFVAGDIRLDIRRLRPSDVISIALPPEKQDQQNVRKLKGMNDADWHQLVDLIHRDGNGADGQTVRRLLRLEDGQDAEMVAARANMTSIVRMLHDPSSQMMDMLLAALREGRICVIDVSQMRGTPALVLSGLILRRIFDHNQEEFTKAQPETIPVIAVVEEAQAVLGSTGSSGEGPYVSWVKEGRKYDLGAVLITQQPGSISGEILSQGDNWFAFHLLSAGDLRAVKSANAHFSDDILSSLLNEPIPGHGVFWSSVGGKSYPIPIRVLSFEGQYQARDPKYDQPAADTAAVGLRQRFSNALASARRSVSVVDSPHTPKAMVGTASHDEPEADEEQDTLATYEAATIEAFKNDKDFLSRLTQYGVPWRGVKERLKELLPDVLSDRDTIAYQLVPKAMTALFGEQDIGWTTEKRPSKSGSKPTTWVVVTQEESR; from the coding sequence ATGAAACTCTTCTCACGCGAAACAACGGTTGGCATATTCAGGGGCTTCAGTGAAGGCGGGTTAGAGTTTCACGCCGATCTCGTACTGCCCTACAAGAACGAGTTTCAGCGCGCTCCTATGCATGGTCAGTTCCTCGTTGTTCAGCTTGAGGACGAGAATGAAGCAGTTCTCGGTCGCATAACGTCAATCTCATCGCAAGGACGTCTCGCTTCCTCAGCAGGCGAGGACTATGGCATTCGAGCCGTTTCGGAAGAGCGACCGATACCCGAAGACCTCCGTGAACAGTACCTTAAGTATCGAGTGAACATGCGAGTTCTGGGTGTGGTGCGAGTCGTCAATGGCGATCTCGTATTTGCGGCGTCCCACCGCCGCCTGCCGCACGTTGGGAGCAAGGTAGCTTTCCTGACGGATGAGGTTTTACGGGAAGTAGCCGGTCACAATATAGCTGATGCTGCTGAGATAGGATATTTCGCACTGGGCGAGTTCATCTATGCGTCTGGCGACTCACGGCTAGTCCATGCTCCTTGGATGCAGATAAAGAGTCCGCTGGTAATTCCAAAGTTCCACGTTCTTGACCTCGTGGCAAGACGAACGCTTGTTTTCGCAAGAGCGGGCTTTGGTAAGTCAAATCTTGTGAAACTTCTATTCGCCAATCTTTATCGAAACACGCCTACGGTGGAGAAGCGCGGAGGAAAGCAGGTACCAGTCGGAACTGTGATTTTCGATCCCGATGGTGAATATTTCTGGCCAGATGATAAAAACCGCCCCGGGCTCTGTGACGTGCCGGAATTGCAGGACAAGGTGGTTGTCTTCACGCCGAAGGCCGGCCCCAGCCAATTTTATCAATCTTTCGTTGCTGGAGATATTCGTTTGGACATCCGTAGGTTACGACCAAGTGATGTAATTTCAATTGCTCTGCCACCGGAGAAGCAAGATCAGCAGAACGTACGAAAATTGAAGGGCATGAATGATGCCGATTGGCATCAGCTTGTCGATCTGATCCACCGAGACGGGAATGGTGCCGATGGGCAGACAGTCAGGCGACTGCTAAGGCTTGAGGACGGTCAAGACGCTGAAATGGTCGCGGCACGGGCCAACATGACATCAATTGTTCGGATGCTGCACGATCCGAGCAGCCAAATGATGGATATGCTGCTTGCGGCCCTACGGGAGGGTCGAATATGCGTTATTGACGTATCTCAAATGCGGGGTACGCCAGCGCTTGTTCTATCCGGACTGATTCTGCGACGGATATTCGATCACAACCAGGAAGAGTTCACAAAAGCGCAGCCTGAGACCATTCCCGTCATTGCAGTTGTCGAAGAGGCGCAAGCGGTCCTTGGCAGCACAGGAAGCTCTGGTGAAGGGCCTTACGTATCCTGGGTCAAAGAGGGACGCAAATATGACCTGGGGGCTGTCTTGATCACGCAGCAACCAGGATCAATATCGGGAGAAATCCTAAGCCAAGGGGATAATTGGTTTGCGTTCCATCTTCTGTCGGCCGGTGATCTGAGAGCGGTAAAGAGCGCCAATGCGCATTTCAGTGATGATATTCTGTCATCCCTTTTGAACGAGCCGATCCCCGGACACGGCGTGTTCTGGAGTAGTGTGGGAGGCAAAAGCTACCCAATTCCCATTCGAGTCTTGTCTTTTGAAGGCCAATACCAAGCGCGAGATCCGAAATATGATCAACCGGCCGCTGACACCGCTGCCGTGGGACTTCGTCAGCGGTTTAGCAATGCGCTGGCGTCTGCGCGTCGTTCAGTGTCTGTCGTTGATTCGCCGCATACCCCAAAGGCCATGGTGGGTACGGCTTCTCACGATGAGCCGGAGGCGGATGAAGAACAAGATACTTTGGCAACATACGAGGCAGCGACGATTGAAGCATTCAAGAACGACAAGGACTTTCTTAGCAGACTGACACAATATGGCGTACCGTGGAGGGGTGTCAAAGAACGGTTAAAAGAACTCCTTCCTGATGTATTGTCGGACCGGGACACGATTGCATACCAACTGGTCCCCAAAGCGATGACCGCTTTGTTCGGAGAGCAGGATATTGGCTGGACAACAGAGAAGCGGCCTTCAAAAAGCGGATCAAAACCCACAACTTGGGTTGTGGTGACTCAGGAAGAAAGCCGATGA
- a CDS encoding DNA methyltransferase, translating into MADKRHIQSHTQDEAKGALRIPDSVLGRLVFSQDRAPKIVRRFLPTDSQSPILSLNTVCPYYTMFPLEFPLRRLAKANTNEWVLDPFCGRGTTLFAARLLGLGCVGIDSNPIAAAIAAAKLAYTTSDAVVGKARSILTGAYTPLFIPAGGFWDLCYHPDTLKEICILRERLMKSCETAEEVVLRALLLGILHGPRHRGLPTYLSNQMPRTYATKPNAAVRYWRRTNKTEPPRVDVLDAVKRRAEYSLRSIPPPSEGAVYFGDSQRTDEVVPPSRRFNWVVTSPPYFGMRTYRPDQWLRNWFLGGADAVDYSQEGQISHSAEKFAKELSEVWKSVAKRCSPGARLIIRFGYLPSVPVDAREILRMSLNLADSGWRIRRWVDAGSANNGKRQSKQFGRVMKTAASEVDVYARLEG; encoded by the coding sequence ATGGCCGATAAGCGTCACATACAGAGTCACACGCAAGACGAGGCTAAAGGGGCGCTGCGGATTCCCGACAGCGTGCTTGGGCGTCTTGTCTTTTCCCAGGACCGTGCGCCCAAAATCGTTAGGCGATTTTTGCCAACAGATTCCCAATCGCCAATTCTCAGTCTCAACACCGTATGTCCATATTACACTATGTTCCCGCTGGAATTTCCGCTCCGGCGTCTTGCCAAGGCCAATACGAATGAGTGGGTTCTTGATCCCTTCTGCGGCCGTGGGACAACCTTATTCGCCGCTCGTCTTCTCGGTCTCGGTTGTGTGGGCATTGATAGCAACCCCATCGCGGCAGCGATAGCAGCAGCGAAATTGGCGTACACCACTTCGGATGCGGTTGTTGGAAAGGCGCGGTCAATTCTTACTGGCGCATACACGCCGCTTTTCATTCCCGCAGGGGGCTTCTGGGACCTTTGCTATCACCCCGATACATTGAAAGAGATTTGCATTTTACGAGAGCGGTTGATGAAGTCTTGCGAGACAGCAGAAGAGGTTGTTTTGCGTGCACTTTTGTTGGGCATTCTTCATGGGCCGCGCCATCGCGGGCTGCCCACCTATCTTTCGAATCAGATGCCCCGTACCTATGCAACAAAGCCAAATGCTGCCGTTCGCTACTGGCGGCGCACAAATAAAACAGAACCGCCACGTGTCGATGTCCTGGATGCGGTAAAGCGCAGGGCAGAATACTCTCTCAGGAGTATTCCACCGCCTTCGGAAGGAGCAGTCTACTTCGGCGATTCCCAGCGTACCGATGAGGTGGTTCCTCCATCCCGCAGATTTAACTGGGTCGTGACCTCTCCGCCTTATTTCGGTATGCGCACCTACCGTCCTGATCAGTGGCTTCGCAACTGGTTTCTGGGGGGTGCTGATGCTGTGGATTATTCACAAGAAGGGCAGATCTCTCATTCCGCTGAAAAATTTGCCAAGGAATTGTCTGAAGTATGGAAATCGGTTGCAAAGCGGTGCTCTCCAGGTGCCCGGCTTATCATCCGCTTTGGCTATCTGCCCAGCGTTCCGGTGGACGCCCGGGAGATTTTGCGAATGTCTTTGAATCTCGCAGATTCGGGCTGGCGCATTCGGCGGTGGGTTGATGCGGGATCAGCGAATAACGGCAAGAGACAGTCTAAACAGTTTGGCCGCGTGATGAAGACTGCGGCAAGCGAGGTCGATGTATATGCCAGGCTCGAGGGATAA
- a CDS encoding HNH endonuclease signature motif containing protein, whose protein sequence is MKGSGNISQPDGKARKHPKQRKSVSALTSKKLFQEADNRCPFCGVADVAALEIHHIDENPSNNIIENLIVVCGNCHSKITRGEISPADVHAKKMELFWTHKTSLRRAEKSSVQSVNVNAASVSDSIIANTVNIGRKRSPRMQYPADSIGADTIKKGYVDYLIKRYFDYRQTDASYGSLRPFSHAELHTTIQRKFKAKTFFIHVARFEELCDYIKGRVDQTIQGRRNRSRSVPNYDSFEEYETEQLQYGR, encoded by the coding sequence ATGAAAGGAAGCGGAAATATATCCCAACCCGATGGTAAGGCGCGCAAGCATCCGAAACAGCGCAAGTCGGTTTCAGCCTTGACGAGCAAGAAGCTCTTTCAGGAAGCCGACAACCGCTGCCCGTTCTGCGGCGTCGCGGACGTGGCCGCGCTGGAGATTCATCATATTGATGAAAATCCCTCGAACAACATAATCGAAAACCTGATCGTCGTGTGCGGGAACTGCCACTCCAAGATCACGCGTGGGGAGATTTCACCGGCGGATGTCCACGCGAAGAAGATGGAGCTGTTCTGGACGCACAAGACGTCACTCCGACGGGCCGAAAAGAGCTCTGTGCAGTCGGTGAACGTGAATGCCGCGAGTGTCAGCGACAGCATTATCGCCAACACCGTGAACATCGGCCGCAAACGTTCGCCCCGGATGCAATACCCGGCGGATTCCATCGGCGCGGACACCATCAAGAAAGGATACGTCGATTATCTGATCAAACGCTACTTCGATTATCGCCAGACCGACGCCAGCTACGGCAGTCTCCGCCCCTTCAGCCATGCCGAACTTCACACCACCATTCAGCGCAAGTTCAAGGCGAAGACGTTCTTTATCCATGTTGCGCGCTTTGAGGAACTCTGCGACTACATCAAAGGCCGGGTGGATCAGACTATTCAAGGCAGGCGCAACCGCTCGCGAAGCGTTCCAAATTATGACTCATTTGAAGAATACGAGACGGAGCAACTGCAATATGGCCGATAA